From the Theobroma cacao cultivar B97-61/B2 chromosome 2, Criollo_cocoa_genome_V2, whole genome shotgun sequence genome, one window contains:
- the LOC18610172 gene encoding protease 2: protein MSLLSRLISSTSIKPPTFSLSFILVSSLSSSSSSFSSKCRAEPIPVPSQLPPVPKRVPFTVSLHGHTWQDHYHWMRNVNDPDFVDYLNQENSYAQAFMADTQTLQRAMVSEMKSRMPSKISTPVERYGPWLYYEYIPEGKEYPVFCRRLGTERRGWVERLLSNAKAGFGREEILLDWNEVAEKHGYVHVGQCRISPDHNFLAYTLDTSGSEQFILQIKDLRNGYIVPRAQVDRVVSLAWAQDCQTLFYTIADENQRPYRVLCTTLGSGITDDVLVFTESDSSFCVDLTSTKDGKFITVNSNSRSSSEVYVVDSTDPLSGLRRVHERVSGVQYFWEHHFGFFYILTNAPVKESMMCSTEGYYLARCQVGDIQSTTWQNIFYPSEDTSLQDMDIFNGHLVLFLNKKGFPMLCSVDLPINVDCKRQMMIEDLDPWFFPMPSNSCSIQPGSNLDFTNSVYRVVLSSSVVPDVIVDYDMSRRIFSIVQQEEVLGVSSNAQSCSSGYELDTQKHLDRKKGENNQNIELQRWKDFSDTYCCERKEVISHDGVRVPLTILYSQKAWKSYQSPGILQGYGAYGEVLDKSWCVDRLSLLDRGWVVAFADVRGGGGGDSSWHKSGSGLFKQNSIYDFVSCGKYLIDEGYVHRDQLGAIGVSAGCLLMGAALNMYPDLFRAAILKVPFLDILNSLLDPSLPLTILDYEEFGNPQIKSQFESILSYSPYENIPQGGCHPSILVTASFNDSRVGVWEAAKWVAKVRDSTCSFCSRSVILKTNMTGGHFGEGGRYIQCEEIAYDYAFLVKVMGININ, encoded by the exons ATGTCTCTACTCTCCCGCTTAATCTCCAGCACTTCAATCAAACCACCTACTTTCTCCCTTTCTTTCATCTTAGTCTCCTCCCTatcctcttcctcttcctctttctcttcgAAATGCAGGGCAGAGCCAATCCCAGTCCCTTCTCAGCTGCCTCCAGTTCCCAAAAGAGTTCCTTTCACAGTCTCACTCCATGGTCATACGTGGCAAGATCATTACCATTGGATGCGCAACGTCAACGACCCTGATTTCGTAGACTACCTCAACCAAGAGAACTCATATGCTCAAGCTTTCATGGCTGACACTCAAACCCTGCAACGAGCTATGGTCTCTGAGATGAAAAGCCGAATGCCCTCCAAAATTTCCACTCCTGTTGAACGTTATGGACCCTG GTTGTACTACGAGTACATACCGGAAGGGAAGGAGTACCCAGTGTTCTGCAGGAGATTAGGAACTGAGAGACGTGGTTGGGTGGAAAGGCTTCTCAGTAATGCCAAAGCTGGATTTGGAAGGGAGGAAATTTTGCTCGACTGGAATGAAGTTGCTGAAAAACATG GTTATGTGCATGTGGGTCAGTGTCGAATTTCACCAGATCACAATTTTCTAGCATACACACTTGATACTTCTGGCAGTGAACAgttcattcttcaaattaaaGACCTCAGAAATGGATATATTGTTCCAAGGGCACAAGTTGATAGAGTTGTTAGCTTGGCATGGGCTCAAGATTGCCAGACTTTGTTCTATACAATTGCTGATGAGAATCAACGACCTTACAG GGTTCTTTGCACAACATTAGGATCAGGTATTACAGATGATGTCTTGGTATTTACAGAAAGTGATTCTAGCTTTTGTGTGGACCTAACAAGTACAAAAGATGGCAAGTTTATAACTGTGAATTCAAATTCAAGGAGTTCATCTG AGGTTTATGTAGTTGATTCAACTGATCCCTTGAGTGGCTTGCGAAGAGTACATGAGCGCGTTTCTGGTGTACAGTATTTTTGGGAACAtcattttggtttcttttatattcttaCAAATGCTCCTGTGAAAGAAAGTATGATGTGTTCCACTGAAGGTTATTATTTAGCTAGATGTCAAGTTGGAGATATACAGTCAACTACTTGGCAG AATATTTTCTATCCCAGTGAAGATACCAGTTTACAAGATATGGACATTTTTAATGGACATTTAGTGCTTTTTCTCAATAAGAAGGGCTTTCCTATGTTATGTTCTGTTGATTTGCCTATCAATGTTGATTGTAAG CGTCAAATGATGATTGAGGATCTTGATCCATGGTTTTTCCCTATGCCCTCAAATTCATGTAGTATTCAACCAGGTTCAAACCTTGACTTCACGAACTCAGTATACAGAGTGGTGCTGTCATCTTCAGTG GTGCCTGATGTAATTGTTGACTACGACATGTCAAGACGGATTTTCTCAATTGTTCAACAAGAGGAGGTACTTGGTGTTTCTAGTAATGCTCAATCATGCTCTTCAGGATATGAACTAGATACTCAAAAACATCTTGACcgtaaaaagggtgaaaacaaCCAAAATATTGAATTACAAAGATGGAAGGACTTTTCTGATACCTATTGTTGTGAAAGAAAGGAAGTTATTTCCCATGATGGTGTCAGGGTTCCTCTGACCATTTTGTACTCGCAAAAGGCGTGGAAGAGTTATCAGTCTCCTGGAATTTTACAAGGTTATGGAGCATATGGGGAAGTTCTTGATAAAAGTTGGTGCGTGGACCGTCTCAGTTTACTTGATCGTGGATGGGTGGTGGCATTTGCTGATGTAAG gggtggtggtggtggtgattCTTCATGGCATAAATCTGGCAGTGGGTTGTTCAAACAAAATTCTATATATGACTTTGTATCATGTGGCAAGTACCTAATTGATGAGGGCTATGTCCATAGAGATCAGCTGGGTGCCATTGGAGTTAGTGCTGGGTGTCTTCTCATGGGGGCAGCTCTGAATATGTACCCTGACCTTTTCCGTGCTGCAATTTTGAAG GTACCATTTCTTGATATATTGAACTCATTGCTGGATCCTAGTTTGCCCCTCACTATATTGGACTATGAAGAATTTGGGAATCCTCAGATAAAGTCCCAGTTTGAGTCTATTTTAAGTTATTCCCCCTATGAAAACATTCCTCAAGGTGGTTGCCACCCTTCAATTCTTGTTACAGCATCATTTAATGACTCAAG GGTTGGAGTTTGGGAAGCTGCCAAGTGGGTGGCCAAAGTTCGAGATAGTACATGTTCTTTTTGTTCTCGATCTGTCATTCTGAAGACAAATATGACTGGAGGACATTTTGGTGAAGGTGGCCGTTATATTCAGTGTGaggaaatagcttatgactatGCTTTTCTGGTGAAAGTTATGGGGATTAACATTAATTAG
- the LOC18610171 gene encoding uncharacterized protein At1g04910 — MRELKKLRMSYPGASFEEAECGEVKEKPGYSKMRLKYIRMVKAEKLKSLILARIRVARLKLWVTRALTVMLLWAIARQLKSLGEAVSSARTPKSTFSYPLPPERVYENNGYLMVSSNGGLNQMRSGICDMVTVARFLNVTLIVPELDNTSFWNDYSQFADIFDVDYFIASLRDEVRILKKLPPAQKKKVDESVFSMPPISWSNMTYYYNVILPRIQTHEVVHFQKTDARLANNGLPQDVQKLRCRVNYEALRFAPPIQALAEKIVRILREKGPFLVLHLRYEMDMIAFSGCNEGCNEEEIDELTKMRYAYPWWKEKVIDSEKKRLAGLCPLTPEETALTLKALGIDRNIQVYIAAGDIYGGERRLATLRAAYPNLVKKETLLPPSDLDPFRNHSNQMAALDYYVAVESDIFVPTNGGNMAKVVEGHRRYLGFKETILLDRKAIVDLVDLFRAGSISWEEFSSEMKEAHADRMGNPAKRLVIPGKPKEEDYFYTNPEECLARLDEPRVVSDDQQQDVEP, encoded by the exons ATGAG AGAATTAAAAAAGCTAAGGATGAGTTACCCTGGGGCAAGTTTTGAAGAGGCAGAATGTGGAGAGGTGAAGGAGAAACCAGGGTACAGTAAGATGAGGTTGAAGTATATCAGAATGGTTAAGGCTGAAAAGTTGAAGAGCTTAATTCTAGCTCGGATCAGAGTGGCTCGACTGAAACTGTGGGTGACTAGAGCTTTAACCGTGATGCTGCTTTGGGCCATTGCCAGGCAGTTGAAATCACTGGGAGAGGCTGTTTCATCAGCAAGGACACCAAAATCTACCTTTTCTTATCCTCTTCCCCCTGAAA GGGTCTATGAGAACAATGGGTATCTGATGGTTTCTTCCAATGGAGGATTGAATCAAATGCGATCCGGT ATCTGTGACATGGTTACAGTTGCAAGATTTCTAAATGTCACCCTCATAGTTCCTGAATTAGATAATACATCATTTTGGAATGATTACAG TCAGTTTGCAGACATATTTGATGTAGACTACTTCATTGCATCACTGAGAGATGAAGTTCGGATATTGAAAAAGCTACCCCCTGcgcaaaagaaaaaggtagaTGAATCAGTCTTCTCAATGCCACCAATCAGCTGGTCTAACATGACCTATTACTATAATGTG ATTCTTCCGCGGATACAAACGCATGAAGTGGTGCACTTCCAGAAGACTGATGCCAGGCTTGCTAACAATGGGCTTCCTCAAGATGTCCAAAAGTTGCGTTGCCGAGTAAACTATGAGGCTCTGAGGTTCGCTCCTCCCATACAGGCGTTGGCTGAGAAGATCGTTCGAATTCTAAGAGAAAAAGGTCCTTTCCTAGTTCTTCATCTCAGATATGAAATGGACATGATAGCATTCTCTGGTTGTAATGAAGGTTGCAATGAAGAAGAGATTGATGAGTTAACAAAAATGAG ATATGCATATCCCTGGtggaaagaaaaagtaatagATTCGGAGAAGAAAAGGCTAGCAGGTTTGTGCCCTCTAACCCCTGAGGAAACAGCGCTAACATTAAAGGCATTGGGTATCGATCGCAATATCCAAGTTTACATAGCTGCTGGAGATATATATGGAGGAGAGAGGAGATTGGCAACTCTTAGAGCAGCTTATCCGAATTTG GTCAAGAAGGAAACGTTACTTCCACCCTCAGACCTTGATCCTTTCAGGAACCATTCAAACCAGATGGCAGCCCTGGATTATTATGTAGCTGTGGAAAGTGATATTTTCGTTCCAACAAATGGAGGAAACATGGCCAAAGTCGTTGAAGGCCATAGACG ATACTTGGGGTTCAAGGAAACAATTCTTTTGGACAGAAAGGCTATAGTCGATTTAGTGGATCTGTTCAGAGCTGGATCAATAAGCTGGGAAGAATTCTCATCAGAAATGAAAGAGGCTCATGCAGATCGGATGGGAAATCCTGCCAAAAGATTGGTAATTCCTGGTAAACCCAAGGAAGAGGATTACTTCTATACAAATCCTGAAGAATGTTTGGCACGACTTGATGAGCCACGAGTAGTTTCTGATGATCAGCAACAAGATGTTGAACCATGA